The following is a genomic window from Chloracidobacterium sp..
AGTTCGATTCGTCAGGTGCGCTCGAAAAGCCCGCGGGCGGCCCTGCCGAGAGCATACTTGCTTTCGGCGCATCGAATAAAAGCCCGGCCAATCCCAGCATCGCAACTCCTGCGATGACGGCGATCTTCACCTTTTTCGTTATCATCAGTTTCCTCCAAATTTGGCATATATGTTACCAGAAAGCGCCTGTACAGCTCAAAAAACGAAAAATGTTTATAAAACGGGCAGTTTCATTAGAAAAGTAGGCTAAAAAAAGTGTATCATTTCAGGTTAGACATTTTGGGCGGCGGCGTCTTTGTTTATGGTTTTTCCCGACCCGGCCGGAAGCGATGATCATTTCCCGTACGACACTATCTCTAAGAATAAAATATAGGAACCACTTTCATATCGAATGGCGTTAAAGTCTTTATTTAGTTTATTTTCCAGCGATCTGGCCATTGACCTCGGGACGGCGAACACGCTCGTCTATGCAAAGGGGCGCGGCATTGTCGTCAGCGAACCCTCGATAGTTGCGATCAATAAAGTGACCAATCAGGTCGAAGCGGTCGGCCGCGATGCAAAGGAAATGCTCGGTCGCACGCCGGGAAATATAGTCGCTATCCGCCCGATGAAGGACGGCGTGATCGCGAATTTTGAAGTAACGGAAAAGATGCTCCAGCACTTTATCCGAAAGGCTCACAACGGCAAATCGTGGGTGCGTCCGCGTGTGGTCATCGGTATTCCGTCTGAGATCACGCAGGTCGAGCGCCGCGCGGTCGAGGATTCCGCGTATCGTGCCAAGGCCAGTGAAGTTTACCTTGTCGAAGAAGCAATGGCCGCGGCGATAGGTGCGGGCCTGCCTATAACCGAGCCGCATGGCAATATGGTCGTCGATATCGGCGGCGGAACGACGGATATCGCCGTTATCTCGTTATCAGGCATCGTATATTCGCGCGCCGTGCGGGTTGCGGGCAACGAGATGGACGAGGCAATTACGCAGTACATAAAGCGCAAGCACAACCTGCTGATCGGCGAGCGCACTGCGGAAGCCATCAAGATAGCGCTCGGCAGTGCCTTTCCGCTGGATGAGCCGCTCTCGATGGATGTGCGCGGCCGCAACTTGATAGAAGGCATACCAAAGACGATAACGATGACGGATGAGGAGATCCGCGAAGCGCTCGCCGACTCGATCGCGACGATCATCAACGCCGTTCGCGTCGCCCTCGAGCGTACTCCGCCGGAATTGTCCGCAGATATCGTCGAGCGCGGCATCGTTCTTACCGGCGGCGGTGCGTTGCTTAAGAATCTCGACAAGCGTTTGATGATCGAGACCGGTCTGCCGGTCGTCATCGCTGACGACCCTCTCTCCTCGGTCGTGCTGGGCACGGGCAAGATGCTCTCGGATTTCGAGCTTCTCAAGCGTGTCAAGTGGGACAACTCGTTGATGACAGGAAGTTAAGTATGGCGTGGCGATACTCGTTTGCGGTGACACAGTCGGGCAAGCCTATGTGTCGCCGTTTCTCGTCATTAGACAGCCTCGTGCCGTATGGTTGAGCGAAGTCAAAAAGAGGTCTGGCGGCTTGCCCCGTGGCTGATGATCGCATTGCTGCTGCTGAACTTTATCCTGATGGCGTTCGACGCAAGGGATATAAGGTCGGGGCATCTTGTCGTGCGTGCGTGGGCGCAGACCATTGCGGACTTTGTCCAATCGCCGATAACGTCGGTAACCAGCGCGGTCGGAAATTATTTCACCTCGATCGCGGAGCTTCGTTCGGCAGCATCGGAAAATGACATTCTGAAGCAGCGTGTGCAGGAACTCGAGGTCGAGGTCAAGCGAAGCGAAGATCTGTCGAACGAGAACGAGCGGCTAAAAGCGTTGCTCGATCTAAAGGAGAGCAGCAAATATAAGGTGCTGACCGCCCGCATAATCGGCCGCGACCCATCGGTTTGGTTCGATTCGTCGATAATAAACCGCGGCAGCCTCGACGGCGTGAAGCTCAATATGCCTATCGTCGCGGACGGCGGGCTTGTGGGCCGCGTTACGGCTGTCAGCCCGCTTACGGCACAGGTCGATCTGATCACGTACAGTAAGTCGGGTGTCGGCGGCGTTGTGGGCGAGATTAGCGGCTCAAATGCCTTGGGTGTCGTTACCGGAACAAGCAAAAAGGATCTGCTCGAGATGAAGTATGTGCCGGGAACGGCTGACGTGCAGGTCGGCCAATCGGTATTTACGACCGGGCAGGACGGCATCTTTCCGGCAGGCTTGAAGATCGGCGAGATCGTAAGCGTTGTTAGCGGCTCGGCAACGACGCCGCATCAGATACAGATAAGGCCCGCCGCGAAGTTGAATTCGATGCAGGAGGTCGGCGTCCTGCTTTACGAATCGCCGCAGCAGGTCGAATACGACCAAAAGGTGCCGAACGCCGTAAAGAAGTAGGCAGCATTATCAATAATGGAAGGAGTTAAACTCACGATCGCACTCATCATCGCCGTGCTTTTGCAGTGGACACTGCGGAGCGTTTCGGAGGTGTTCGCGTTCGTTGACCTTCCGTTGATCATCGTCGTTTATGCGGCGCTTCAAAGGGATTCGATAAGGGCGTTGCTGTTCGGAACCGCAGCAGGACTGGCTGTCGATGCACTCAGCGGAGGACTGCTCGGAGCCAATGGGTTTACGAAAACGCTCATCGCCTTCGCAGTGTCAGAGCTTGCCCGCCGCGTGTATTTGGACAACATTTTGCTGCGTATTCCCGTCCTAGCATCAGCGAGTGTGTTGAACGGCCTTGTCTATTTCGGGCTTCATCGGCTGTTGGGGCAGGTGCCGAGCGGCGATCCGCTCATTACGGGTGCGTATTCGCTTATCGGCACGACCATTTCGGGCACGCTCATTTATCTTGCGCTCGACAGCATTGGTAAAGGACGAACCCGTGTTCGCCGCAAACGCGAGGTATTCTCGGTGCGCAGGCAGACGAGGCGGCGTAACCCTATACGCTTGACCAAGTAGGGCAGCGGAACGATATGAAACTGAACGATCATGTTCAAAACCTTCGAGCACGTGTCGGAACGATACAGTTGCTGGCGTTCATTCTGCTTGCTTTGCTCGGAACTCGGCTGTACTACTTGCAGATCGTTCGCGGCGATTACTTCAGCGAGCGGGCCGAGAGTCAGCGTGTTCGCCTGATACCGATACCTGCACCGCGCGGCGCGATCTTTGACCGCTACGGCAAGCTGCTCGTTGATTCGCGGCCGACATACAACATCGTCATTTCGAACGACGGTTTGAAGTCGCTCAATACCGACAACCGGATCGAAGCATATTCCGGCGGGCTTAAGCTCGACCGGCAATTTGTCATCGACCGTATCGCTCTCATAAAAAAGCAGAACGATTTCGAATCGCTCGTGCTTAAGGAAAATGTCTCGATACCTGATATCACGTGGGTCGAGGCACATTCGCTTGAGTTTCCCGAACTTCGCGTTGAATTGCAGCCTCAGCGGCATTACCCGCTCGGAACTTCGCTTGCGCATGTGCTCGGTTATGTCGGCGAGATCAGCCCGAAGCAGCTCGAAGACCCTGAATATAAAGAAAAAGGCTTCCGTCCCGGCGACATTATCGGTAAAGGCGGTCTCGAGCAGTATTACGACGAATTCCTTCGCGGGCGTCCGGGCTATCGAAAGGTGCTTGTGGACAGCCGCGGCCGCGTGCAGAGCGAACTTGAGGTCGTGCAGCCGCAATCGGGCCAAGACCTTGTAACCACGATCGACTACGACCTTCAGCTTGCAGCGGAAGAGCAGCTTGCGAACTCATCGACAAAACGCGGGACGATAATCGCGATGGACCCGAACAACGGTGAGATGCTTGCGATGGCGTCGGCTCCGTCATTCGATCCGAATGTCTTTGTAAAGGGCAGCTCCGACCCTGCGGGCCGCAAGCAGATCGCCGCGTATTGGCAGGATGAGACGCGACCCCTCTACAACCGCGCGATACAAGGAAGATACCCGCCGGGATCGACCTGGAAGATCCCCGAATCGGTAGCCGCACTGCGGCAGGGAACGATAACCGTTGCCCATTCGAACGTGATCTGCGGCGGCGGCATCACGATCGGCAACAAATTCACGCGCTGCATGGGCAGCCATGGTGCTCCGCCGCTTGACCTTGCTATCACAAAATCGTGTGACGGCTACTATTATCACCTTGCCCTAAAGATGGGCATTGACGGCCTGATAAAGATGGTCGAGGACTTCGGCCTCGATCAGCGGACAGGTATCGACCTTCCGCACGAAAAGATACCGCAGACGCCGAAGACATGGATGCCCTACATCCTCAAACGCGAAGGAAAGTGGAGCGATATCAGAACTGTGTACGCCTCGATCGGCCAAGACACGGTCGTGGTAACGCCGATATCAATGCTTCGTGTGATAGCAACTGTCGGAATGCGCGGCCGCGAGTATATTCCGCACTTTCTAAAAGAATTCAAGCCGATCGCTGCGATAGGGCAGGAGAACGACCCGAATTATATGCCGGCACGGCCCGGCTTCGGTTTTCAGCATCCTGAACCGCGGCTTGTTGAGATGGATGACAAGCAGTGGGACCTTGTGATCAAGGGAATGTGGGGCGTGGTTAACGCCGGCGGTACGGCAGCGTCGATCCGTATGCCTGACCTCGAGATAGCGGGTAAGACCGGTACGGCACAGGTCGCATCGCTCGGAAAGGATACAGGAAAGAACAAGGATCACGCTTGGTTCGACAGCTTTGCGCCTGCGTACAAACCCGAGATAGCCGTCGTTTCACTTATCGAGAACTCAGGATTCGGAGCTGCTAACGCCGGTCCTGCTGCACGCGGAATGTATCAGGCATGGCTTGCCAAGAAGCGCGCTGCAACGCCCGATCAGGAGGCTGCGGCTGAATAGTAGATGGTCGCGATCTTCGAAAAACACGATCTTCGTGATTTTGATTGGCCGACGGCGTTGCTTGCGACACTGATCGCGGCATTCGGCGTTTGGCAGATCCACAACGCGCTGCCGTCCGAGAATTATTGGACCAAACAGATCATCGGTATCGTTATCGCTCTGGCGGCATTTCTTGTCGTCAGCTTTATGGATTATCGCAGGCTGATCGACCTTGCTCCGGTATTTTACGTGATCGGCCTTGTGATGCTGCTGATGGTGCTGACGCCCCTCGGTGTTACCATAAACGGCCAAAAGGCGTGGGTGCGTATCGCAGGCATTCAGTTCCAGCCGTCCGAGTTTTGCAAGATACCGACGGCTCTGATGCTTGCAAAATTTTTTGGTGCTAAAAAAGGCGGTACGCTCAGTATCCGCGAGATGCTTATCGGCGGTGCGATCTTTGCGGGGCCGATCCTGCTGATACTTCTCGAGCCCGACGCAGGGCAGGCTATTACCTATTTTCCGATACTGGCCGCGATGTATTTCCTGTCCGGGATCAAGATGAGATACGTTGTGCTGGCGGTTGTCGCAGCAGCGGTGCTTGTGCCTGCGGCGTGGATCGTCGGGGTCAAGACCGGCAAGATAAAGACCTATCAGCAGGAGCGTATAAACGCCATAATCGACCCCAGCAGCGTCGATCCGCGAGGCTTTGGTTATCACACTATCCAATCCACGATAACCGTCGGCAAGGGCGGGCTTTCGGGCAATCAAGGCGACACGGAAACATCACAGAGCGTGCTGAAATTCCTGCCCGAGCCGCAGACCGATTTCATCTTTGCCGTTACGGCGGAAAACACCGGATTTATCGGCTGCGTATCGCTGCTGCTGGCTTACGCACTGCTGCTGTCGCGAATGATCGCGGGTGCCCGCCAATCGTCCGAACGATCGGGAATGCTGCTGATAATGTCGATCGTTTGCGGGCTTGTTTTTCAGATATTTATGAATGTCGGGATGGCTCTCGGCATACTGCCCGTTATAGGTGTGCCGCTTCCGCTGATGAGTGCGGGGCTGTCGGCGATATTATCGACATTTATTGCCATCGGGTTTGTAGTAAGCGTAAAATTACGTCGTTTTGTTAACTAAGTGAGGCTGTAGTATGGCTAAGGGTTCAAATGGTTCTGATGGTGTTGAGGTAAGGTCCGGCGGCGAAAAACGCACGGGGCTGTCTACCTTCACATTGATGCTCACCGCATTGATGCTCGCACTTGCTGCCGGGTCAATGACGGGCGTTCTGGCATCGTATTATCTGAATAATTCGCGTTATTCGGTCGAGGTCTCCGCTCTCGCGACCTATCGCCCGCCGCAGGTGACGACCATTTACGCCGATGACGGCGAGACCGTGCTTGCGGAATTCGCGATCGAGAAACGTATCCCGATAAAGATACAGGACGTACCAGATCGCGTTACCGATGCGCTGCTTGCGATCGAGGACTACCGTTTTCGCGACCACATCGGCATCGACCCTTACCGCATTATCGGTGCGGT
Proteins encoded in this region:
- a CDS encoding rod shape-determining protein; its protein translation is MALKSLFSLFSSDLAIDLGTANTLVYAKGRGIVVSEPSIVAINKVTNQVEAVGRDAKEMLGRTPGNIVAIRPMKDGVIANFEVTEKMLQHFIRKAHNGKSWVRPRVVIGIPSEITQVERRAVEDSAYRAKASEVYLVEEAMAAAIGAGLPITEPHGNMVVDIGGGTTDIAVISLSGIVYSRAVRVAGNEMDEAITQYIKRKHNLLIGERTAEAIKIALGSAFPLDEPLSMDVRGRNLIEGIPKTITMTDEEIREALADSIATIINAVRVALERTPPELSADIVERGIVLTGGGALLKNLDKRLMIETGLPVVIADDPLSSVVLGTGKMLSDFELLKRVKWDNSLMTGS
- the mreC gene encoding rod shape-determining protein MreC — translated: MVERSQKEVWRLAPWLMIALLLLNFILMAFDARDIRSGHLVVRAWAQTIADFVQSPITSVTSAVGNYFTSIAELRSAASENDILKQRVQELEVEVKRSEDLSNENERLKALLDLKESSKYKVLTARIIGRDPSVWFDSSIINRGSLDGVKLNMPIVADGGLVGRVTAVSPLTAQVDLITYSKSGVGGVVGEISGSNALGVVTGTSKKDLLEMKYVPGTADVQVGQSVFTTGQDGIFPAGLKIGEIVSVVSGSATTPHQIQIRPAAKLNSMQEVGVLLYESPQQVEYDQKVPNAVKK
- the mreD gene encoding rod shape-determining protein MreD, with the protein product MEGVKLTIALIIAVLLQWTLRSVSEVFAFVDLPLIIVVYAALQRDSIRALLFGTAAGLAVDALSGGLLGANGFTKTLIAFAVSELARRVYLDNILLRIPVLASASVLNGLVYFGLHRLLGQVPSGDPLITGAYSLIGTTISGTLIYLALDSIGKGRTRVRRKREVFSVRRQTRRRNPIRLTK
- the mrdA gene encoding penicillin-binding protein 2; this encodes MKLNDHVQNLRARVGTIQLLAFILLALLGTRLYYLQIVRGDYFSERAESQRVRLIPIPAPRGAIFDRYGKLLVDSRPTYNIVISNDGLKSLNTDNRIEAYSGGLKLDRQFVIDRIALIKKQNDFESLVLKENVSIPDITWVEAHSLEFPELRVELQPQRHYPLGTSLAHVLGYVGEISPKQLEDPEYKEKGFRPGDIIGKGGLEQYYDEFLRGRPGYRKVLVDSRGRVQSELEVVQPQSGQDLVTTIDYDLQLAAEEQLANSSTKRGTIIAMDPNNGEMLAMASAPSFDPNVFVKGSSDPAGRKQIAAYWQDETRPLYNRAIQGRYPPGSTWKIPESVAALRQGTITVAHSNVICGGGITIGNKFTRCMGSHGAPPLDLAITKSCDGYYYHLALKMGIDGLIKMVEDFGLDQRTGIDLPHEKIPQTPKTWMPYILKREGKWSDIRTVYASIGQDTVVVTPISMLRVIATVGMRGREYIPHFLKEFKPIAAIGQENDPNYMPARPGFGFQHPEPRLVEMDDKQWDLVIKGMWGVVNAGGTAASIRMPDLEIAGKTGTAQVASLGKDTGKNKDHAWFDSFAPAYKPEIAVVSLIENSGFGAANAGPAARGMYQAWLAKKRAATPDQEAAAE
- a CDS encoding rod shape-determining protein RodA, which encodes MVAIFEKHDLRDFDWPTALLATLIAAFGVWQIHNALPSENYWTKQIIGIVIALAAFLVVSFMDYRRLIDLAPVFYVIGLVMLLMVLTPLGVTINGQKAWVRIAGIQFQPSEFCKIPTALMLAKFFGAKKGGTLSIREMLIGGAIFAGPILLILLEPDAGQAITYFPILAAMYFLSGIKMRYVVLAVVAAAVLVPAAWIVGVKTGKIKTYQQERINAIIDPSSVDPRGFGYHTIQSTITVGKGGLSGNQGDTETSQSVLKFLPEPQTDFIFAVTAENTGFIGCVSLLLAYALLLSRMIAGARQSSERSGMLLIMSIVCGLVFQIFMNVGMALGILPVIGVPLPLMSAGLSAILSTFIAIGFVVSVKLRRFVN